ACAGGGAAGCTGGCCTCCCTTGGCCAAGTCCAGGAGCCAGAACCTCATGGCACTCGTTCACATTTTATTGTGAAGTAGCTTGTGCTAACCACTGGAGCAGCCAGGTGAACAGAAAAGGGGTAGGAAGGGACGGATGAGCCTGGGTAGGCCTCTAGCTTCCTCACCTGCAATACTCTCTCTCaccacctttttgtttttgtttttcaagtttattttttagtaatctctacacccaacatggggcttgaactcacaaccctgagatcaaaagtcacatgctcttctgactgagccagtcaggtgcccctttccctaccttttaaaatattttcattttgaaatgatttcaacttaactaaaaccttgaaaaaatagaacaaaatattcCAGTGTCCTTCACCCCAGTTCCCCAACTATTAACACCCTATCATTAGCTCTAGTAATATAATTACGACCAGGAAATTAGTGTTGATATAATACCACCAGCTACCACCTAcgttgaatttttttgtttttaatttgagagagaggagagagagaagggcagagggagagaaagagaatcttaagcaggatccaccctgggatcatgacctgagctgaaatcaagagtcgaatgctcaacagactgagccacccaggtgccccagatcttaTTTGAATTTTACCGGTTGTTCCACTTATATCCCTTTCCTGAGTCAGGTTCCAATACAGGTTCCAATACAGGTTCCTGAGTCATGATCCCACATCACACTTAGTTGTGTCTCCTGTAATTGAAGACAGCTTCTCAGTGTATCTTTGACTTGAATGATCTTGACACGTGAAAAGCACCTGCCAATTTTTTTGTAGAATGTACCTCATTTGGGTCTGATCTTTCTCCATTCAGGTTTTGTCTTTTGGGTAGAAATACCCACAAGTCAGTCATACATGTCCCTTCAAGAGGCCCACAATATGTCCCTTTGCTGGTGctgacttttctctttatttttattgaggtttCATTAGTATACCACAGAAGGtacattataaaaaatgttttatttttgagagagagagagggagagaggcagagagagagagagaaaaaatgcaagtgggggaggggcagagagagagggagacggaattcgaggcaggctccaggctctgagctctcagcagagagccctacctggggcttgaacccacgaaccatgagatcatgacctgagctgaaatcctaagctgaagtcggacttaaCGGACTGGGCTACCCAGGAGCCCTCAGAAGGTACATCTTTAAagtgtaaattttatgttaggaGGTGTATACATTTGCTGGTGATCTCTTTCATTTGGCTAGGTGGTGTCTCAGGTTTTTCTCCACTGCAGTTACTATTTTACCTTTGAAATTAGTGTCTCGGGGAGAAACTTTGCAGCTccgtaaaacaacaaaaaaagtccgTGCCAGTTCTCACACTTTTGCCCGCTATTTTTAGCATCCATGACTTTTGTCTGCAGGTTTGTGCAGGCTGCCAAAAGGGAGATgttctatttccatttattcactggaatTCTGGTCTAAGGATAAACTGTCTCTTCTCCCATTTTACTCATACCCTCCCTTTTCTTAAGTTTCTGAAACGGTGTGTGTTATTACCGAGTGGAAAAATGCCGGACAGTTTAGCAtatgtctggtttttttttttgttttttcctaatgaTTATGTTTAATGGTTTTAATTGGAGACGTGTAATGCCGGTCTGTGTACTGTGTCGTCCGCATtatcaaacaaaaaatttttaacgtctatttatctttgagagaaacagagtgcaagcaggggaagggcagagagagagacacacacagaatcctaagcggggtccaggctcagaggtgtcagcatagaggtccacgcggggctcgaacccacgaaccgtgagatcatgacctgagctgaagtccgaggcttaaccgactcagccacccaggcgcccccatttttttttttttttccgaatgTTTTCCTCCGCAGGATCTAAAGCAGCTAGGCGCCCTGTGCTCCCGGCGCTTCCCGCGCTCTCCCGTTCCCGGCATCCTCTGTGCTCCTCTTTCCCCCGGCATTCCCTGCGCTTCCCGCGCTCTCCTGTTCCCGGCATTCGCCGCGCTCCCAGTTCCCGGCGCTCCTCGCGGCCGCCGCCCTCCGCACGGTGAGCCCCGCCCAGGAGGCGACCGTTAGCGCGGCCGGGGCCTGAGCGCCTGGTTCCGCCCACGCGGCCGCGCTATTGGGCCTAGCGCCGTGGCCGCTAGCGCTACGCTTCGCCGATTGGCAGCCTCCGCAGCCCGCTCGGCGGTCCCCCCCAATGCGGGGTGGCCGCGCGCAGGGATTGGCCGCGAGCCGCCAAGGCCCTCCCTCTGCTCGCCCCGCGCGGCAGGCGGGTCCCGCCGACGGGAGAGAGCTTGGGCGGCCTTTCTAGATAGCGGTATCCGTGGCGGTAGCGGCCAGGCCGTGAGGGTCTCCCTGCTTTGGTCGGGCTGCGGGCAGCTCGGGCAGGCCGCGGGTGCTGGAGGTAGGTGCGGGGCGCGAGGGGCGCCCCGCGGGGTCGGGGCGGGCGCTGCGGCCTGCGCGAGGGCgcgcccttcccctccctccttctcggGCCGAGGGCTAAGGGCCCGGGCAgcgaggcggggcggggcgggagggcgCGAGGCGGGGCAGCCACGCGGAGTCCCAGTCTTTGTGAAGCATCATGGCCGCGGGCCTCAGAACGCGAGGCGGAGGTCCCGccgtggggggtggagggggcgggcGGGCCCCAGGCCCAGGTGACGCCGACTCCGGTCGCACTCCCGCCCGGGTAAACAGCCCGAGTGTAAAGAGGCCCCTTGCCCTGTGGGCCCGAAGCTGTAGCGTCGCTTTCAGGCGGGAAAGGTATGAACAAGAGTAGTGTTCGCCCAGGACCCTGCCGGGTGTAACAGTTTGGGAAATCTGAGAAGTCGCCCAAGTCTTTTTCTCCACCAAATGCTCATGGATTGAGTGTCACGTAGATGAACGGATTGTGGTTTTGTTGTAACAATGGTCGTGGTAAAAATAAACGGAGCGGGGCAACCTGTTGATAGTGATACCTGTCAAGTATCATTCGATGGACTTGGGTTGCTCATGGTAGGAATTTGATTTGCTGTTCTGCATGCTTGCATGTACCTTGTTATCTGATGCACGGCAGTCCAGGCTAGGGCTGGTGACTGTGAGGACAACCACCAGGTGGAGACCCTCTGTTTCCTGGCTGCAGACTGGACTCCCAGTCACGGGGCTTTTGGCAGACTGGCCCAAACCCTGCCGCAGGCTGTCACTCACCAAAGAGAGTGAATGGCCAGTCAGCGGTGCGCCTGTGAGTACAGGATGTGAGGTCTGTTAGAGGATGACAAAAGGAATGGATGAGGTCATACTGCTGCTGGGTTGGGCGGGAGGCTGCAGTGTGAGAGGCTTGACCGAAAGGCAGCAGCCCCAGCATTGTACATCACAGCTGCTGCCTCGATGGCCACCCCAGCAAGTGGACTTCAGTGAAGGGTGCTATCCAAGCCTGTTGGTTTTACCCTATGTGCCAGGGATCCAGGGGAGCCTGCTGCGAGTCTCCTGATGGCTCACAGGCCACTTGGCAACCAAGGTTTACGTCCATATGTTCAGTCAGCTGAGGCAGTAGTGGGGCCGATGGCAGGAGTCACTCTTTGAGCCCCTTTACGGCCAGGCACTCTGTAGGGCACTTCCTGGGGATGATTTTATAATCTGACCATGACCTTGGGGGTAGGAAGCCTGAATTTCACTGGTTTGCCTGGTCTTGGTCCCTCATAGTAGTTGCCCTCCCCCTTTTGGTGGTCTCATCCAGGTTCCTGGCTTTAATGCCCTCTTCCTGACATCTCCCATTGCCTTCTCCAGCCCAGGCCTCCCTTCTGAGCTGCTGCCTCTTCCATATATCCATGTATTACTTTGATGTCAAGTAGCCACGTCCAAAACCAAACCCTGATCTTCACCCACCCCACAACATTTCTCATGCTGCCTTCATCTCCTCAATGCATGACAGCTTTGTTCTTGAGTTTAGAGTCACCTGGATTCCTCTCTTAGGCTTCCTTGCAACACTCAGGACCATTTCTTAACACCTTCAGCTTATCACGCTGCTCTGAACTGCCTGGTGAGCCTCTTAGTTCTTCTCTTTGCTCTCACCCTTGCTCTTCCCTCTACTCACCCATGGTAGTTTTTCTGGACACAGAATGGTACTTTTAAACTGTAAGATAGTGTAAAACCAAGGAAGTGAGGAGGGGAGCCACCTAGCCTGGGTGGTAAAGCAGCTTCactactttctagctgtgtgaccttgagcaagttgcttaacctttcTGTCTTTAACCTCTCTCCGTGCTTTGTGAGAATGCCTAACACtcttagaacagggcctggctgAGTGTTGGCTGCCACTGCTGTCCTTGGATCATGTGACCTCACTGCTTGGACCCTCCAGTCTAGTAGCCTATCTCTCAAGATAAGGGCTACAGTTCTTGTCTCACTCCACCCTTCAGGACACTGCTTTTACCTGCacttctgccccagggcctttgttcTTCTCTGTTACCTGGAacatcccctcctcccacccccctagCTCACTCTCTTCTGCCTACAGATGGACTCTGGCTGTGCAGCCTTCAGTCTGCCCTTTCTGAaactgcttcccctcccccaactccttgctttgttttctctggaaTACTTCTCACCATTTCTTAGTTGTTTGTCCATCTCTCCTGCTAAAATGTGAGCTCTGTGGGGCAGAGATTTTGTCCATTGTGTCCTTAGCATCTAGAATGGTTACATGTGCCACATGGAAAGCATTCAGCAAACACTTGTTGAATGAGTAGAACAAGCTTACTAGAGGAAAGTAAGGAACTTACCCAAGACTGCTCCATTGTGAGCTCTGAACCTTGAGctgctgcctgccccctccccccccccccccccccaagggctGGGCAGGCTTTCCTGATCTCCCAGGGAGAAAGAACGGTCTCTTTCTCTACAGCTCTCTGACTCCACCTTCTATACCTCTTCCAGGGTCATTATCATCTTTGCTTTGTGCTTTGATCCTGGCAGCTGCTTGGCCTTATAACATGGTGGCAGGTGTCCTCGTCCTGTACCACCCATTGTtttcaacccccctccccccgccatttTCAGCCCCGAGAAGCACAGATTGGTTCTTGATCTGTGTTCTGTAGTACTGAACATGCTGAcctgtctgtccttctctgaaaTGATCTTTGTTGGTTGCCAGGAGACTGGCCTTATTCCACTTGGTGCTCCTCCTGCCTGTTCGGCTGTAGCCACCTTAGCGTTTACTGCAGTTCTGTGTCTTGTTATCCGCATGCTGTATTCCCTTGATCTTTAGCACCTTTAACAGATACACCTTTGGGGGAAGTATTATTAAATTTCCATTGAATTCAGAAATGTAAGGACATCTTAGAATCTAGGAAACAAGAGTAACAGCTCAGTGGTCATGGCCCTTCCAACTGCATCCAGGCAGTGGGGACCTTGTTTCTTGTTCGTGGTAGTACATCCCTTAGAGTAGATGGCCAGTGAATattgattgaatgaattaattaaatctAAACAAATCTCTGGTTTTTATGTTGCATCACCTTGAAACTACAACCACCACCCTCTAGTCCTTCACTGTAAACTTCTTAAATGTGTGATGTCTGCTGTCTTCTGTTCTATCTGTGCAGCCAGTCAAGCTGCCCTGGGTGGGCATGGGCATGCATGTGCATATCTGCACCCATGTGCATGGCATGTTCATGCGTGTGTGTGTCAGCATGGCgtgggagtgtgtgtgcatacacatttGCGTCTGCACGTGCTTCTCCTCCTTTGATGTCTGGCCCTCCCGTGGACCTCTGGGTTTTTGGATTGTCCCTCTGACCTGCCTTTTCATGTCATCCCTTTTGTTGTCCTTTCTCCGAAGGGAAGCTTCCCAGAGTGACATCCTCAACCCTCTTCTTGGTCTATGTTGCTTCTCTGGGCAGCCTCTCTCCTGTGATTTTGGCAACTACCACCTCGCTTATGTGTTCTGGCCTTCTGTTTCTGGGCCAGTCACAGTTGCAGAGCTGCCGCCTCAGACCTGTTGGACAGGTCTGCCTGGAGGCTCCGTCCATTCTCCTCTGCAGGCTTCTGCCTGAATACTGGAACACGGGGGACCCTCCAGGGGAGAAGCCTCATTCACCTTCAGTTCCCTCTTGTCTCTGCTCTCCACCTCTGCACGGTCAGCAGTGTGGTCAGTTCTGTGTCTTCACTGTTCTTGAGGGCTCCAGCCCTGTCAGCAGAGCCTCTTTCACACCTTTGTCCTCTGGCTTGGAGGACTGCCTTCTATGCCTTGGGCATAGGCACTGGGCCTGGCACAGCAGTCAGTCCCCTTTTTCAAATAGGGACTGAGTTGTGGTGTGTGAATCACTTGACCCTTGGTGGCTCCTTATTGCCCCCAGGATGGAGCCAGGCCCCAGATGGCACCCAGGACTTCCTGTGCCTTGGCTCCAGCTGTCTCCTGAGGCTCCCCCGACCGACCCTGGCCAGGTTCCCTTCCCCACAGCCACCACCCCCTCCTCTACTGGGAACAGAACCATGCCACCTCTGGCGACCTCAGCACGCTGCATCACTGTCCCGGTCCACGTGCCACCTTGTGGGCCCAGGAGagccctggggtccctgggtagcAGAGCGCCTGGCCGTATCTCTGAGGCCCTAGTGCCGCAGAGTTGAGCTGAGGGTCTCGCACTCGCCCTCTGACTGACCCAGCCCTAGCAGGTGAGTGGATCCATGTCGCTCTGATGGCCAGAGGGAGGCCACACACCTTAAGTGTATTCTGGAAAGAGCAGCCTTGCACCGCGAGCTTGCTTACCTAATAAACTGAGTTAGGGGAATGCTGCGGTGAAGTTTagcatagttttttaaaatcttttttgagtGTTAAGATAATACTGTTTTTGTGCTTCTGAAGTAGGAATTACAGTGGACaattaatatatttaactttGGACTTAAATTATAATTTAGGTTTTGAAGGAAAAGCATAGAGCTAATATGTTTTGAAGCCTAGAAGGTTCTCTAAGGCAGTAGTATTTTAAGTTCTTTACTACATTGTTAATAGCACTTGGTTCTCAGTGCCAATGAAGCAGAAGGTTTCTGTCATTTTGTGACgatgtttttaaatctctttgcAGGTGGAAGAAGAAaggtgccactttggcatgaagacAGACTCGCTTAGTCGTCAGTCATTTAAGCTGAGTGCATTGTGATTTCCAATAATTGAGGCAGTGGTTCTAAAAGCTGTCTACATTAATGAAAAGAGCAATGTGGCCAGCTTGACTAAGCCGCCAGCGTGTGCAGCGCGGGCAGGACGGTACCCGGGTCTCAACGGACTTGTGCATGTTAGCTGTATAGATTTATGTAAGGTTTTTTAAAACTCTGGTCTTTTAAAATAGTCTTAACCACTTTTACTATGGAGACATATGAGAGTCCCTCTCCTCTCCCGCGTGAGCCCGCAGGAGAAGCAGTGATGGAGAACCGAGCTTGCCCCCTCCAAGCGCTGCCCCGTGAACAGTCTCCACCACCTCCCCTGCAAACGTCCAGTGATGCAGAGGTAATGGACGTTGGCTCTGGTGGTGATGGACAGGCCGAATCCCCTGCTGAGGACCCGCTCAACTTCTACGGAGCTTCTCTTCTCTCCAAAGGATCCTACTCTAAGGCCCGCCTCCTCATAGACCCGAACTGTAGTGGCCACAGCCCACGCACCGCCCGGCACGCACCTGCGGTCCGGAAGTTCTCCCCTGACCTTAAGTTGCTTAAGGATGTAAAGATTAGCGTGAGCTTTACCGAGAGCTGCAGGAGTAAGGACAGGAAGGTGCTGTACACAGGAGTGGAGCGCGACGCTCGCGCAGATTGCGGTCTGGCCCTTAGCCCTGTCAGTGGAGACGTGCATGCTTGTCCTTTTGGCGGGAGTGTTGGGAACGGGGTAGGCGTAGGGGGTGAGAGTGCTGATAAGAAGGATGAGGAGAATGAGCTGGATCAGGAAAAGAGAGTGGAGTACGCAGTGCTCGATGAGTTAGAAGATTTTACTGACAATTTGGAGCTAGATGAAGAAGGAGCAGGCGGGTTCACGGCTAAAGCAATcgtgcagagagacagagtggatgAAGAGGCCTTGAACTTCTCCTATGAGGTATGTCGGCGACCCCTCCTTTGGAGCACTCTTAGCAAAACCCAAAGAGAGGTGTTGGGAACTGCAGCATCTTTTGAAAGCTGAtgttgcagagaaaaaaaaaaaaaaaaacaaaaacccgtATGAGGTGGAATGACGttaatgtggaaaagaaaaagccgTAAGAAGTCCAGGTTTTTAAGTTTTCCAAAGGTTTGGCTGAGTAGTCGACCTTGTACTCTTTATGCAACCTGAGTTGGAAGGTGCTGCCGGGAAGCACTTCCTGGTGGGATGTGTACCTGTATCAAGCATCAAGCATGTTGGTTGCAGTTGTCAGTttcatcctgtttgtttttcagatgatCACGCAACATAAAGGCATACCGAGGCCCCACTTGAGAGTGCCTCATTTCTGTGTCTGTTCTCACTAATGCTGTTAAATTTGCCTACGGTACAGGAACGCGGGCTCCGGGGGCCATGGTGTCTGAACAGCATGTTTTGCAGGATGATTTTGACAACGATGTCGATGCTCTGCTGGAAGAGGGCCTTTGTGCTCCCAAAAAGAGGCGAATGGAAGAGAAATACGGAGGAGACAGTGACCATCCGTCTGATGGAGAGACAAGTGTGCAGCCAATGATGACCAAGATTAAAACCGTGCTAAAAAGTAAGTCAGCCGGTTAGAAAGTAGTGTGTTTGTGGGACAGCAGAACTGTAGGTTTGAGAGCCCTCGGGTGCCAGGTGGTGGTCTGGGCAGTGGGCACATATTTGATGGAGGACGGCCGTGTCTGATGAAGGGGAAACAGATAAGACACAGGATGTAACAGATGCATGACAACCCAGGGGCAGGTTGGGGTGTCGGCTGTGGATACACACCACAGAGTGGCTGGTGTTGTGGAGAGGAATGGGGAGGGCACTTCTgatggggtgaggaggagggaatGTTGTATGCTGGGAGATGACAAGATAGGCAACTAGAGAGTGTGGAGGCCGAGGCCAGAGGCAGGTACAGCACCACGGCAGGGGATGGTTGCAGTCTGGGTTCTGGATTCAGTAGAGGCAAAGGTATTCCGAAGCTGCACTTGGTttttgggggtggtggagggagtTGGGAGGCACCCAGTGACATGCTTGTGCTGCTGCTTTGCCAGTGTGGTATAGGTCTAAGAGAAGTCGGTGTCAGTTTCTAGCTTTCCTGGCCTGGAGGTACCTGTGAGTGTCCAGGTGGAGATTAGGCAGTGGAAAGGGGCTGAACAGATGCGTGGGGACTTGGACACACAGTTGAGACCTTAGGCTGGGGGCCGGGTTGCAGAAAGTGGCCTGGTGTGATGGGAGGAAATTGAGGGGCCGGTGGTGTCCTGTCTCTGACTAGAGTGGACGTGTCAGCAGTGCTGGCTGCTGGCACGTGTCTGCCTGGGTTAGCTAGTGGTTGGAACAGAATGGGTGTTGGGTTTATCAGCTGTAGATGGGGATAAGCCTAGGGCCTCAGCTTCTGGGAAGAAGGGGTGTGGGGGCAGTCTTTACTTCGGTGCCTCCAGATATTTGCTTTGTACTCTTTCTGTGGTTTCAGCAATCTGAGCAGACAAAGTCCTGTTCATCCTGAGTGGCCCACAGGTTCACAATATGCCTGTGACTGCAGGCATGCCACTTGGCCTGCCTGCACTGGGCAGTCCTGTACCTTTCTCTCTGCAGCCTTCTCCACCTCACCCACCTGGCAGCCTGCCCCATAGTGCAGCCTCCCAGGAGCTGCAGCATGGGCCTCATGCTCACAGGCGGCGTGTGAGCTGCATGTGAGCTCTTCAGATGGCTGGGCCAACTTTATGACTGCTGGTTGTCACAGATGAGTGATCCAGGTGCACCTGCCAGTATTGCCATGTTCTGGTATCAGGTCAGGGGTTAGCACTGCCAGGTGGGGACCTGGCACTGGGATACCACTCCCTTTACCATGAGAGTCCCTGGTgccattttattgtatgtatattttttagatttcatttgcttttttccttttgtttctaaatttcttaCTTGCACCCAGTACCTGTAAGATAATTAAGTTTCCGTTGAATCTTTGTGCTTTTCCCAGTAACCAGGCCTGTCAGTGGCAGATGTCAAGTGGGTAACAAGTCTTGAGTCTTTTTCTATGACTGCATGTTTACATGATTTAGCAAGAACTGACTTAGAAATTTATGAATTGTGAGTGTTTCACATGCTAGTGAGAGCATGCAGCTTAGGTACAATGAAGGCATGTTATCCAGTCACAGGGAGCAGTGGTCGACAGACATGCAATTTATTAGCAAAGCTAACCCAGTCCCTGGGGTGCCTCTGGCCACAGCCAAGGCAGGCAGTGAGGAATTAATGCCCTTGATGCCCACAGCTGTGCAGGCAGCAGCTGAGGCAATGATTTGTGTCTTATAGAATCTCATCCCAGGCTCCTTCACGCACCACATGCTGTTCTAGGTCTAAGAGTACAGCAGTGAACAAGGTGGACAGCTTCCTGTGTTGAGGAGGAACTTAGATTCTATGGGTTAGAGCTATGTAAACACAACAATTGAGAGCAGAGTTTCATGCATAGGAGGTGCTGAGCAGCAGATGGGGCTGGGACAGGCTCTGAGGAGGGCAGGGTACTCCCCTACTCTCCTAGTTCTTAGAGGTTTTTTTCAATACTTGGTTGGCTTTACTGTTCTCATCTGCTTGTAATTTTGAAGACTTCCATAACTCGGAGAGTTTTTGAAGTGATTGTGGGATGTTCTTGTTTTTATGTAGGTCGTGGCCGTCCTCCTACGGAACCGTTGCCTGATGGATGGATCATGACATTCCACAACTCTGGAGTCCCCGTGTACCTACACAGAGAGTCTCGGGTGGTCACCTGGTCCAGGCCGTATTTCCTGGGAACGGGAAGCATACGGGTAGGGGATGCATCAGTCATGAATTTAGTCTTGTAAGTTTGCAGACTGAACACACACACGTTGCACTTGCATCGTAGCCAAGCAGAGGCAGGTGGAAGGCATCGGATGTTCAGACCTTTGGGGTCATCCTTGTAATCTGTGTTGAATTTCACTATCCGCAGAAACATGATCCTCCTCTGAGTAGCATTCCCTGTCTGCATTATAAGAAAATGAAGGATAATGAGGAAAGAGAGCAAAGCAGTGAGCTTGCCCCCAGTGGGGAAGTGTCCCCTGTCAAGCCGCTGAGCCGATCTACGGAGCTGGAGTTCCCCCTGGAAGAGCCTGACTCCATGGGAGCTGACTCAGGGCCCCCTGATGAGAAGGACCCACTGGGGGCTGAGGCtgcccctggggccctggggcaggtgaAGGCAAAGGTCGAGGTGTGCAAAGATGAATCAGTTGgtaagtttccttccttccttgttggTTGGGACCCATCTGCAGGGATGTGGCTATATTCCACGCCTTCCCTGCAATCACATTCCTACTGCTGAAGGCCACTTGTTCCTAGTCATGTTTGTGAGGAAGGGGCTTCTGGGGACCTGT
This DNA window, taken from Neofelis nebulosa isolate mNeoNeb1 chromosome 11, mNeoNeb1.pri, whole genome shotgun sequence, encodes the following:
- the DGCR8 gene encoding microprocessor complex subunit DGCR8, giving the protein METYESPSPLPREPAGEAVMENRACPLQALPREQSPPPPLQTSSDAEVMDVGSGGDGQAESPAEDPLNFYGASLLSKGSYSKARLLIDPNCSGHSPRTARHAPAVRKFSPDLKLLKDVKISVSFTESCRSKDRKVLYTGVERDARADCGLALSPVSGDVHACPFGGSVGNGVGVGGESADKKDEENELDQEKRVEYAVLDELEDFTDNLELDEEGAGGFTAKAIVQRDRVDEEALNFSYEDDFDNDVDALLEEGLCAPKKRRMEEKYGGDSDHPSDGETSVQPMMTKIKTVLKSRGRPPTEPLPDGWIMTFHNSGVPVYLHRESRVVTWSRPYFLGTGSIRKHDPPLSSIPCLHYKKMKDNEEREQSSELAPSGEVSPVKPLSRSTELEFPLEEPDSMGADSGPPDEKDPLGAEAAPGALGQVKAKVEVCKDESVDLEEFRSYLEKRFDFEQVTVKKFRTWAERRQFNREMKRKQAESERPILPANQKLITLSVQDAPTKKEFVINPNGKSEVCILHEYMQRVLKVRPVYNFFECENPSEPFGASVTIDGVTYGSGTASSKKLAKNKAARATLEILIPDFVKQTSEEKPKDSEELEYFNHISIEDSRVYELTSKAGLLSPYQILHECLKRNHGMGDTSIKFEVVPGKNQKSEYVMACGKHTVRGWCKNKRVGKQLASQKILQLLHPHVKNWGSLLRMYGRESSKMVKQETSDKSVIELQQYAKKNKPNLHILSKLQEEMKRLAEEREETRKKPKMSIVASAQPGGEPLCTVDV